In the genome of Streptomyces sp. 846.5, the window AGCGGCAGCGCCCGACTGGGCGTCAGCGTGCTCAGCGCCGAACAGGAACTGGCCTGCCGTCAACTGGCCGCACGGGACGGGGACCGCTTCGCCTCGCTGCAGTGGCGGGCCACGGACGACGGCGCGGTCCTGGTCGAGCAGGCGTCCGCCTGGCTGGACTGCAGCGTCGAGCAACTGATCCGCGCCGGGGACCACGACATCGTGCTGCTCCGGGTACACGAACTGGACGCCGACCCGTCAGTTCCCCCGCTGGTCTTCCACGCCAGCGGCTTCCGCCGCCTCGAAGCCGCCTGAGAGCTCCAGGGTCTTTGGACGACTACGGCGGTGAACGGGAAGCCCCGTTCACCGCCGGATCCGTTCCCTCACGCGTCCGAACAGCCGTCCCGCGCGGGCAGGGCCGGGTTCCACATGGCCACTGGGCGGAAGCCACCGCCCTGCCTTGCGGTGCGCAACGAATGCAGGTGGAGCCGGATTCCCTGGGGCGACCGGACGGTACACTCCGGGCGATGATCGGCAACGTCTCCCTCGCGGTGGGCGTGAGCAACGGCCGGGGCGGGGAACGAGATGGCGATCGAGAGTGTCGACAC includes:
- a CDS encoding flavin reductase family protein is translated as MEQAQAQTDVALHPAELRRVFGAFPTGVTAIAALVDGSPVGLAASSFTSVSLDPPLVSVCVAHSSTTWPLLSGSARLGVSVLSAEQELACRQLAARDGDRFASLQWRATDDGAVLVEQASAWLDCSVEQLIRAGDHDIVLLRVHELDADPSVPPLVFHASGFRRLEAA